In a genomic window of Aggregatimonas sangjinii:
- a CDS encoding C25 family cysteine peptidase, translating to MKYGQRHKSILLYVPTFPSGSPSEGNILHLKKVYEQFVDRVTLRRYAGGYSFKDVTELHMEEEAILIFGNAKRHPKSACSAPFMEKQGKKIPIAWLPFRNSEDIRCFADTVEAVHGRAQDDCIIALLSQRHSRFTRIVNRMNDILTDKVVPLRWSSDVILREEVVNGLEEGVGLAAYFGHGRPIGWVGYYGFRAHHFEEKQAEPIGGLLSLCCKTAARKNNLLSFCEELVLNQNCAATFGAINSTLHTDNTRWSVGLCKALLQGARTIGEVIVKAMPQNASAYMGYRLIGDPLAPIYSSKKVSTQVQQIKTYP from the coding sequence ATGAAGTACGGGCAGCGGCATAAATCGATCTTACTTTATGTACCGACATTTCCTTCCGGTTCCCCATCGGAAGGAAATATATTGCATTTGAAAAAAGTGTATGAACAGTTTGTTGATAGGGTAACGCTACGACGATATGCCGGTGGGTATTCTTTCAAAGATGTCACCGAATTACATATGGAGGAAGAAGCCATTTTGATTTTCGGTAACGCAAAGCGACATCCAAAGTCTGCCTGTAGTGCTCCGTTCATGGAAAAACAGGGTAAGAAAATACCGATTGCCTGGCTTCCATTTCGGAATAGCGAAGATATCCGGTGTTTTGCCGATACCGTAGAAGCAGTACATGGCCGCGCGCAGGACGATTGCATCATTGCACTTTTGTCGCAACGGCATTCACGATTTACGCGTATCGTAAATCGAATGAACGATATTTTAACGGACAAGGTTGTTCCATTACGGTGGAGCAGTGATGTTATCTTAAGGGAAGAGGTCGTCAACGGTCTCGAGGAAGGCGTGGGCCTTGCCGCTTATTTTGGCCATGGCCGGCCCATTGGTTGGGTGGGTTATTACGGATTTCGTGCCCATCACTTTGAAGAAAAACAAGCGGAACCCATAGGTGGCTTGCTATCCTTGTGCTGTAAGACTGCCGCCAGGAAAAACAATTTGCTTTCCTTTTGCGAAGAACTGGTCCTCAACCAAAATTGTGCGGCAACATTCGGTGCCATTAACAGTACGCTGCACACCGATAATACACGATGGTCGGTCGGACTGTGCAAAGCCCTTTTGCAAGGGGCCAGAACCATAGGCGAGGTCATAGTGAAGGCTATGCCACAAAACGCATCGGCTTATATGGGCTATCGTCTGATCGGTGATCCACTCGCTCCCATTTACAGCAGCAAGAAGGTTTCAACACAAGTACAACAAATAAAGACATATCCATGA
- a CDS encoding phosphopantetheine-binding protein, whose translation MKDSILNNLLRHFAEVKPQINLFSNNELFKDELGVDSLDMAEFIARVEQDYRVEIPDEDWPKIATMNLLVNYIDHAVAN comes from the coding sequence ATGAAAGATTCTATTTTAAACAATCTGTTACGGCATTTCGCGGAGGTAAAACCGCAAATAAACCTGTTTTCGAACAATGAACTTTTTAAGGACGAGCTGGGCGTGGATTCCCTTGACATGGCGGAATTCATTGCTCGGGTCGAACAAGATTATCGCGTTGAGATACCCGACGAAGATTGGCCAAAAATTGCTACGATGAACCTCCTTGTCAATTATATCGACCATGCCGTTGCAAACTGA